The following are encoded together in the Manduca sexta isolate Smith_Timp_Sample1 chromosome 22, JHU_Msex_v1.0, whole genome shotgun sequence genome:
- the LOC115442604 gene encoding eye-specific diacylglycerol kinase isoform X6, producing the protein MGANPEVVVENCNGVEEDNESATDSVDVANQNGDDGLAIDPKLGCRVHFPSDVMKETRGGDVGGARVLRSTPDWGDAAISGEHLWSPTSVSGDCCYVGDAECQKHGSRMKCSACKIVAHIACIDILMDRVQFTCKPTFRDVGVRQYREQTVTHHHWVHRRSEKGKCKACGKSFRRSCCGWCIPSRHSVDKAIQVDNDVVNHSLQAKLSFSSKEIVALSCSWCKDAYHNKESCFNLQRIGEECSLGCQSNIIVPPSWIVKLPRRGSFKSSLRKSPKKKSASKKKGKDTKNDQRTFVIKPIPTASVKPVLVFINPKSGGNQGAKLLQKFQWLLNPRQVFDLTQGGPGPGLELFRKVPNLRVLACGGDGTVGWVLSVLDRIGSRPAVGVLPLGTGNDLARALGWGGGYEDEPISKILANIGESDTVLLDRWQLTVEPNTAASGQDTTNAKPELPLNVVNNYFSFGVDAHIALEFHEAREAHPEKFNSRIRNKLFYGTAGGKDLMQRKWKGLAEFVTMECDGKDLTPVLREHKVHAIVFLNIPSYGGGTHPWNKSGGSFEPSTEDGLIEVVGLTTYQLPLLQAGGHGTCITQCKTAKIVTTKVIPMQVDGEACRLAPSVITLSRLNQATMLAKKKPGRTIAPQTTLDKLTLTVNLIRMTDYERHHYDKELLAKTAESIGSLEVNPAADLEQIRTLIQNMIKESQQYSSLVDWWFVDSVTAERFFRVDKAQENLHYPADIGHDNIYILDAAPQTPDTESTVQPDTTATGSLDRTGPSVSLDTTTGLSVSLDISQSVDTPSAGVSLDVPESHASESGLGSPARTSEELSTPQTPPPAAVVPPVPSAPKTPPAPSPKKSVPPTPKTPLPTTPKTAPAASPPKVTVPSQESGSPPLCASPPAKDIQPTHDSIVRFKTIHEKLFGLDQEVFGYRNLLEKTSDALLKAAKVGDLKMMKELHAAGYSLMSIDASGQTALHIAARYGNKEIVKYLIACAPTAMVNMRDNERGQTALHKAAAHKRRAICCMLVAGGASLTRQDHAGLTPRHLALRAEDHDLAAYLESQEHFQLVSEDLETAV; encoded by the exons ACGAGGCGGCGACGTGGGAGGCGCCCGGGTGCTGCGCTCGACGCCTGACTGGGGCGACGCGGCAATCAGCGGCGAACACCTCTGGTCGCCCACTTCCGTGTCCGGAGATTGCTGTTATGTTGGCGACGCGGAATGCCAG AAACACGGTTCCCGTATGAAATGCTCTGCATGCAAGATCGTGGCGCACATAGCGTGCATCGACATCCTGATGGACCGCGTGCAGTTCACGTGCAAGCCCACGTTCCGTGACGTGGGTGTGCGCCAATACCGCGAGCAGACCGTCACGCACCATCACTGGGTGCATCGCCGCTCCGAGAAGGGCAAGTGCAAGGCTTGCGGGAAG TCATTCCGGCGCAGTTGCTGTGGATGGTGCATACCGTCACGCCACTCTGTAGACAAGGCTATACAAGTAGACAATGACGTTGTCAACCAT TCGCTGCAAGCTAAATTATCGTTCAGCTCGAAAGAGATCGTAGCCTTGAGTTGTTCGTGGTGCAAAGATGCCTACCACAACAAAGAAAGTTGCTTCAACCTTCAGCGAATAGGGGAAGAGTGTTCGTTAG GTTGTCAGTCGAATATAATAGTGCCACCCTCGTGGATCGTGAAACTGCCAAGGAGAGGCAGTTTCAAATCGTCCTTAAGAAAGTCACCTAAGAAAAAAAGTGCTTCCAAAAAGAAAGGGAAGGACACCAAAAATGACCAGAGAACATTTGTGATAAAGCCGATACCCACGGCTAGTGTAAAACCTGTGCTGGTATTTATAAATCCCAAGAGTGGTGGCAACCAGGGCGCAAAACTACTCCAAAAGTTCCAGTGGCTGTTGAATCCTCGACAGGTGTTCGACCTTACGCAGGGCGGTCCAGGACCTGG ATTGGAGTTATTTCGAAAGGTGCCTAATTTGCGTGTGCTTGCGTGCGGCGGTGACGGTACGGTGGGCTGGGTGCTGAGCGTGCTGGACCGCATCGGCTCGCGGCCCGCTGTCGGAGTGCTGCCGCTCGGCACCGGTAATGATCTTGCCAGAGCACTCGGTTGGGGCGGG GGTTACGAAGACGAACCGATATCGAAGATTCTCGCCAATATTGGAGAAAGTGACACAGTCCTGCTGGACCGCTGGCAGCTGACCGTGGAGCCTAACACAGCTGCCTCTGGACAAGACACCACCAACGCTAAGCCAGAACTGCCTCTCAATGTCGTCAACAATTATTTCTCATTCGGCGTCGACGCTCACATCGCCCTGGAGTTTCATGAAGCTAgag agGCGCACCCAGAGAAGTTCAACTCTCGAATAAGAAACAAGCTGTTCTACGGAACTGCGGGAGGCAAGGATCTCATGCAACGCAAGTGGAAGGGACTGGCGGAGTTCGTCACTATGGAGTGCGACGGCAAAGATCTCACGCCAGTGCTCCGAGAGCACAAAGTACACGCTATCGTTTTTTTAAACATTCCAAG TTACGGGGGTGGCACCCACCCTTGGAACAAGTCAGGAGGCTCTTTTGAGCCTTCTACTGAAGACGGATTAATAGAAGTAGTAGGATTAACCACATATCAACTG CCTTTATTACAAGCTGGAGGTCACGGCACGTGTATCACGCAGTGCAAAACAGCAAAAATAGTGACCACAAAAGTGATACCGATGCAAGTGGATGGTGAGGCGTGTAGACTGGCACCCTCGGTCATCACATTGTCGCGCCTCAACCAAGCCACTATGCTCGCTAAGAAGAAGCCTGGCAGGACCATTGCGCC aCAAACAACATTAGACAAGCTTACACTCACTGTGAATCTCATAAGAATGACTGATTACGAAAGACACCATTACGACAAGGAATTGCTCGCTAAGACAG CGGAGAGCATTGGCTCTCTAGAAGTGAACCCTGCAGCGGACTTAGAGCAAATACGTACCCTCATTCAAAACATGATCAAAGAATCTCAACAGTACTCAAGTCTCGTCGACTGGTGGTTTGTGGACT CGGTGACGGCAGAGCGATTCTTCCGAGTCGACAAAGCACAGGAAAATTTGCACTACCCGGCCGACATCGGACACGACAACATATACATACTGGACGCGGCGCCGCAGACGCCCGACACCGAGAGCACCGTGCAACCCGACACCACGGCCACGGGCTCGCTCGACCGCACCGGCCCTTCAGTCTCACTAGACACTACCACCGGACTCTCCGTCTCGCTTGACATCTCCCAAAGTGTCGACACTCCGAGCGCTGGGGTCTCCCTGGACGTTCCTGAATCTCATGCCAG TGAATCCGGTCTGGGGAGCCCAGCGCGGACATCTGAAGAGCTATCGACCCCACAAACTCCGCCACCAGCTGCCGTTGTACCTCCTGTTCCTAGTGCTCCTAAGACTCCTCCAGCCCCTTCTCCGAAGAAGTCAGTTCCGCCCACTCCCAAAACTCCACTTCCCACCACACCCAAAACTGCTCCTGCAGCAAGTCCGCCGAAGGTTACAGTACCCAGTCAAGAGTCGGGGTCGCCTCCTCTTTGCGCCAGTCCACCGGCTAAAGATATTCAGCCCACTCACGATTCAATAGTGCGGTTCAAGAC CATTCATGAAAAACTTTTCGGACTTGACCAAGAAGTATTTGGCTATAG aAATTTGTTGGAAAAAACATCTGACGCGCTTCTCAAGGCCGCTAAAGTTGGTGATCTGAAAATG ATGAAAGAACTTCACGCAGCTGGCTATTCACTAATGTCGATCGACGCGAGTGGTCAAACCGCGTTACACATAGCAGCGCGATACGGCAACAAGGAGATAGTGAAGTATCTAATCGCGTGCGCGCCCACGGCAATGGTGAACATGCGCGACAACGAGCGCGGGCAGACAGCGCTGCACAAGGCGGCGGCGCACAAGCGGCGCGCCATCTGCTGCATGCTGGTGGCGGGCGGCGCGTCCCTCACGCGCCAGGACCATGCTGGACTCACCCCGCGGCATCTGGCGCTGCGGGCCGAGGACCACGACCTCGCCGCATATTTAGAAA GTCAAGAGCATTTTCAATTAGTCTCCGAAGATCTAGAAACAGCGGTTTGA
- the LOC115442604 gene encoding eye-specific diacylglycerol kinase isoform X5 encodes MLSWGRGASSASTSKHVASPASLCHQYEICSSVEEVFSDLETEGPLLAGTAALARRRHAIKIKRKSKIAFRVNNRRGGDVGGARVLRSTPDWGDAAISGEHLWSPTSVSGDCCYVGDAECQKHGSRMKCSACKIVAHIACIDILMDRVQFTCKPTFRDVGVRQYREQTVTHHHWVHRRSEKGKCKACGKSFRRSCCGWCIPSRHSVDKAIQVDNDVVNHSLQAKLSFSSKEIVALSCSWCKDAYHNKESCFNLQRIGEECSLGCQSNIIVPPSWIVKLPRRGSFKSSLRKSPKKKSASKKKGKDTKNDQRTFVIKPIPTASVKPVLVFINPKSGGNQGAKLLQKFQWLLNPRQVFDLTQGGPGPGLELFRKVPNLRVLACGGDGTVGWVLSVLDRIGSRPAVGVLPLGTGNDLARALGWGGGYEDEPISKILANIGESDTVLLDRWQLTVEPNTAASGQDTTNAKPELPLNVVNNYFSFGVDAHIALEFHEAREAHPEKFNSRIRNKLFYGTAGGKDLMQRKWKGLAEFVTMECDGKDLTPVLREHKVHAIVFLNIPSYGGGTHPWNKSGGSFEPSTEDGLIEVVGLTTYQLPLLQAGGHGTCITQCKTAKIVTTKVIPMQVDGEACRLAPSVITLSRLNQATMLAKKKPGRTIAPQTTLDKLTLTVNLIRMTDYERHHYDKELLAKTAESIGSLEVNPAADLEQIRTLIQNMIKESQQYSSLVDWWFVDSVTAERFFRVDKAQENLHYPADIGHDNIYILDAAPQTPDTESTVQPDTTATGSLDRTGPSVSLDTTTGLSVSLDISQSVDTPSAGVSLDVPESHASESGLGSPARTSEELSTPQTPPPAAVVPPVPSAPKTPPAPSPKKSVPPTPKTPLPTTPKTAPAASPPKVTVPSQESGSPPLCASPPAKDIQPTHDSIVRFKTIHEKLFGLDQEVFGYRNLLEKTSDALLKAAKVGDLKMMKELHAAGYSLMSIDASGQTALHIAARYGNKEIVKYLIACAPTAMVNMRDNERGQTALHKAAAHKRRAICCMLVAGGASLTRQDHAGLTPRHLALRAEDHDLAAYLESQEHFQLVSEDLETAV; translated from the exons ACGAGGCGGCGACGTGGGAGGCGCCCGGGTGCTGCGCTCGACGCCTGACTGGGGCGACGCGGCAATCAGCGGCGAACACCTCTGGTCGCCCACTTCCGTGTCCGGAGATTGCTGTTATGTTGGCGACGCGGAATGCCAG AAACACGGTTCCCGTATGAAATGCTCTGCATGCAAGATCGTGGCGCACATAGCGTGCATCGACATCCTGATGGACCGCGTGCAGTTCACGTGCAAGCCCACGTTCCGTGACGTGGGTGTGCGCCAATACCGCGAGCAGACCGTCACGCACCATCACTGGGTGCATCGCCGCTCCGAGAAGGGCAAGTGCAAGGCTTGCGGGAAG TCATTCCGGCGCAGTTGCTGTGGATGGTGCATACCGTCACGCCACTCTGTAGACAAGGCTATACAAGTAGACAATGACGTTGTCAACCAT TCGCTGCAAGCTAAATTATCGTTCAGCTCGAAAGAGATCGTAGCCTTGAGTTGTTCGTGGTGCAAAGATGCCTACCACAACAAAGAAAGTTGCTTCAACCTTCAGCGAATAGGGGAAGAGTGTTCGTTAG GTTGTCAGTCGAATATAATAGTGCCACCCTCGTGGATCGTGAAACTGCCAAGGAGAGGCAGTTTCAAATCGTCCTTAAGAAAGTCACCTAAGAAAAAAAGTGCTTCCAAAAAGAAAGGGAAGGACACCAAAAATGACCAGAGAACATTTGTGATAAAGCCGATACCCACGGCTAGTGTAAAACCTGTGCTGGTATTTATAAATCCCAAGAGTGGTGGCAACCAGGGCGCAAAACTACTCCAAAAGTTCCAGTGGCTGTTGAATCCTCGACAGGTGTTCGACCTTACGCAGGGCGGTCCAGGACCTGG ATTGGAGTTATTTCGAAAGGTGCCTAATTTGCGTGTGCTTGCGTGCGGCGGTGACGGTACGGTGGGCTGGGTGCTGAGCGTGCTGGACCGCATCGGCTCGCGGCCCGCTGTCGGAGTGCTGCCGCTCGGCACCGGTAATGATCTTGCCAGAGCACTCGGTTGGGGCGGG GGTTACGAAGACGAACCGATATCGAAGATTCTCGCCAATATTGGAGAAAGTGACACAGTCCTGCTGGACCGCTGGCAGCTGACCGTGGAGCCTAACACAGCTGCCTCTGGACAAGACACCACCAACGCTAAGCCAGAACTGCCTCTCAATGTCGTCAACAATTATTTCTCATTCGGCGTCGACGCTCACATCGCCCTGGAGTTTCATGAAGCTAgag agGCGCACCCAGAGAAGTTCAACTCTCGAATAAGAAACAAGCTGTTCTACGGAACTGCGGGAGGCAAGGATCTCATGCAACGCAAGTGGAAGGGACTGGCGGAGTTCGTCACTATGGAGTGCGACGGCAAAGATCTCACGCCAGTGCTCCGAGAGCACAAAGTACACGCTATCGTTTTTTTAAACATTCCAAG TTACGGGGGTGGCACCCACCCTTGGAACAAGTCAGGAGGCTCTTTTGAGCCTTCTACTGAAGACGGATTAATAGAAGTAGTAGGATTAACCACATATCAACTG CCTTTATTACAAGCTGGAGGTCACGGCACGTGTATCACGCAGTGCAAAACAGCAAAAATAGTGACCACAAAAGTGATACCGATGCAAGTGGATGGTGAGGCGTGTAGACTGGCACCCTCGGTCATCACATTGTCGCGCCTCAACCAAGCCACTATGCTCGCTAAGAAGAAGCCTGGCAGGACCATTGCGCC aCAAACAACATTAGACAAGCTTACACTCACTGTGAATCTCATAAGAATGACTGATTACGAAAGACACCATTACGACAAGGAATTGCTCGCTAAGACAG CGGAGAGCATTGGCTCTCTAGAAGTGAACCCTGCAGCGGACTTAGAGCAAATACGTACCCTCATTCAAAACATGATCAAAGAATCTCAACAGTACTCAAGTCTCGTCGACTGGTGGTTTGTGGACT CGGTGACGGCAGAGCGATTCTTCCGAGTCGACAAAGCACAGGAAAATTTGCACTACCCGGCCGACATCGGACACGACAACATATACATACTGGACGCGGCGCCGCAGACGCCCGACACCGAGAGCACCGTGCAACCCGACACCACGGCCACGGGCTCGCTCGACCGCACCGGCCCTTCAGTCTCACTAGACACTACCACCGGACTCTCCGTCTCGCTTGACATCTCCCAAAGTGTCGACACTCCGAGCGCTGGGGTCTCCCTGGACGTTCCTGAATCTCATGCCAG TGAATCCGGTCTGGGGAGCCCAGCGCGGACATCTGAAGAGCTATCGACCCCACAAACTCCGCCACCAGCTGCCGTTGTACCTCCTGTTCCTAGTGCTCCTAAGACTCCTCCAGCCCCTTCTCCGAAGAAGTCAGTTCCGCCCACTCCCAAAACTCCACTTCCCACCACACCCAAAACTGCTCCTGCAGCAAGTCCGCCGAAGGTTACAGTACCCAGTCAAGAGTCGGGGTCGCCTCCTCTTTGCGCCAGTCCACCGGCTAAAGATATTCAGCCCACTCACGATTCAATAGTGCGGTTCAAGAC CATTCATGAAAAACTTTTCGGACTTGACCAAGAAGTATTTGGCTATAG aAATTTGTTGGAAAAAACATCTGACGCGCTTCTCAAGGCCGCTAAAGTTGGTGATCTGAAAATG ATGAAAGAACTTCACGCAGCTGGCTATTCACTAATGTCGATCGACGCGAGTGGTCAAACCGCGTTACACATAGCAGCGCGATACGGCAACAAGGAGATAGTGAAGTATCTAATCGCGTGCGCGCCCACGGCAATGGTGAACATGCGCGACAACGAGCGCGGGCAGACAGCGCTGCACAAGGCGGCGGCGCACAAGCGGCGCGCCATCTGCTGCATGCTGGTGGCGGGCGGCGCGTCCCTCACGCGCCAGGACCATGCTGGACTCACCCCGCGGCATCTGGCGCTGCGGGCCGAGGACCACGACCTCGCCGCATATTTAGAAA GTCAAGAGCATTTTCAATTAGTCTCCGAAGATCTAGAAACAGCGGTTTGA